A window of the Hordeum vulgare subsp. vulgare chromosome 5H, MorexV3_pseudomolecules_assembly, whole genome shotgun sequence genome harbors these coding sequences:
- the LOC123394960 gene encoding uncharacterized protein LOC123394960 isoform X2 gives MRALVSPAPAPAAPFLPRTPSPALLSRHRGSSPGGRAVAASAAATGDHWGADDQQHHREQRQHRGGTRRAGPSVQCDVDVVSWRERRVFASVAVAADVDTVWRIITDYERLADFVPNLVHSGRIPCPHEGRIWLEQRGLQQALYWHIEARVVLDLREVPDAVDGRELHFSMVDGDFKKFEGKWSVRAGPRSASAILLYEVNVIPRFNFPAIFLERIIRSDLPVNLTALAFRSEKMYLENHKFGPTKFTGAESKPLNLRSATIENDVISSSKFKEAPASSGFGGVLASPPPELNGKWGVYGSVCRLDRPCVVDEIHLRRFDGLLEREGAHRCVVASITVKAPVREVWNALTAYEKLPEIIPNLAISRIILRDNNKVRILQEGCKGLLYMVLHARVVMDLREKLEREISFEQVEGDFYSFKGKWRLEQLGDQHTLLKYMVETKMHKDTFLSESILEEVIYEDLPSNLCAIRDYVEKAEAERSNSTVHSDAPTIPDTVPLCYTQGRQSEQASVQCSSSSTRQRPKVPGLQKDIEVLKSELGSFIEKHGQDGFMPKRKHLRTHGRVDIEKAITRMGGFRKIATLMNLSLSYKNRKPRGYWDNLENLQEEIRRFQKNWGMDPSYMPSRKAFERAD, from the exons ATGCGGGCCCTCGTCTCCCCCGCCCCAGCCCCCGCCGCCCCATTCCTCCCGCGGACTCCGAGCCCAGCGCTGCTCTCGCGGCACCGCGGTAGTTCCCCCGGCGGCCGCGCCGTCGCAGCCTCGGCCGCCGCCACGGGCGACCACTGGGGCGCCGACGACCAGCAGCACCACCGGGAGCAGCGGCAGCACCGCGGCGGCACCAGGCGCGCGGGGCCCAGCGTGCAGTGCGACGTGGACGTGGTGTCGTGGCGCGAGCGGCGGGTGTTCGCGTCCGTGGCGGTGGCCGCCGACGTCGACACCGTGTGGCGCATCATCACCGACTACGAGCGCCTCGCCGACTTCGTCCCCAACCTCGTGCACAG TGGGAGGATCCCGTGCCCGCACGAGGGCAGGATATGGCTGGAGCAGAGGGGGCTGCAGCAAGCGCTCTACTGGCACATCGAGGCACGCGTCGTGCTGGATCTCCGGGAGGTCCCGGATGCG GTTGATGGACGAGAGCTCCACTTCTCCATGGTTGATGGTGATTTCAAGAAGTTTGAAGGGAAATGGTCCGTCAGGGCTGGTCCAAG GTCCGCTAGTGCGATTTTGCTGTATGAAGTTAATGTGATACCACGATTTAATTTCCCAGCAATATTTCTTGAGAGGATTATAAGGTCGGATCTTCCTGTGAATCTTACAGCCTTGgctttcagatctgaaaaaaTGTATTTAGAAAACCATAAATTTGGACCTACAAAATTTACCGGTGCAGAGTCCAAGCCACTTAACCTGCGTAGTGCAACAATCGAGAATGATGTCATCTCTTCTAGTAAGTTCAAAGAAGCGCCTGCATCTTCTGGTTTTGGTGGTGTGCTTGCTTCACCCCCTCCTGAGTTGAATGGCAAATGGGGTGTATATGGAAGTGTCTGCAGGCTTGATAGGCCTTGTGTGGTAGATGAGATCCATCTTCGGCGATTTGATGGCCTCTTG GAGCGTGAAGGGGCTCATAGGTGTGTTGTTGCTAGTATAACCGTGAAAGCACCAGTTCGAGAAGTATGGAATGCACTAACAGCATATGAGAAGTTACCTGA GATTATACCAAACCTGGCTATCAGTCGGATTATTCTTCGTGATAATAACAAGGTTCGAATATTACAG GAGGGCTGCAAAGGCCTACTTTATATGGTACTTCATGCTCGTGTTGTAATGGATCTTCGTGAGAAACTTGAACGTGAGATCAGCTTTGAGCAAGTTGAGGGTGATTTCTACTCATTTAAAGGAAAATGGCGCCTCGAACAGCTTGGAGATCAACACACACTGCTGAAGTATATGGTCGAGACTAAGATGCATAAAGATACCTTTCTCTCAGAGTCTATCCTTGAAGAG GTCATATACGAAGATCTTCCATCAAATTTATGTGCAATCCGTGATTATGTTGAAAAGGCAGAAGCTGAGAGAAGTAATTCCACAGTTCACTCGGATGCACCAACGATTCCAGATACTGTTCCTCTCTGTTACACACAAGGACGGCAGTCGGAGCAAGCATCTGTACAGTGCTCTTCAAGTTCCACGAGGCAGAGACCAAAAGTTCCTGGCCTGCAAAAGGACATCGAGGTCCTGAAATCAGAACTTGGTAGTTTTATTGAAAAACATGGTCAGGATGGTTTCATGCCTAAGAGAAAACATCTTCGGACACATGGAAGAGTTGATATCGAGAAGGCTATAACACGGATGGGTGGGTTCAGGAAGATTGCTACCTTAATGAATCTTTCCCTTTCTTATAAAAATCGGAAACCAAGAGGTTACTGGGATAATCTGGAGAACTTGCAAGAAGAG ATCAGGAGATTCCAGAAGAACTGGGGGATGGACCCTTCTTACATGCCAAGCAGAAAGGCTTTTGAGAGGGCAG ATTGA
- the LOC123394960 gene encoding uncharacterized protein LOC123394960 isoform X1, whose translation MRALVSPAPAPAAPFLPRTPSPALLSRHRGSSPGGRAVAASAAATGDHWGADDQQHHREQRQHRGGTRRAGPSVQCDVDVVSWRERRVFASVAVAADVDTVWRIITDYERLADFVPNLVHSGRIPCPHEGRIWLEQRGLQQALYWHIEARVVLDLREVPDAVDGRELHFSMVDGDFKKFEGKWSVRAGPRSASAILLYEVNVIPRFNFPAIFLERIIRSDLPVNLTALAFRSEKMYLENHKFGPTKFTGAESKPLNLRSATIENDVISSSKFKEAPASSGFGGVLASPPPELNGKWGVYGSVCRLDRPCVVDEIHLRRFDGLLEREGAHRCVVASITVKAPVREVWNALTAYEKLPEIIPNLAISRIILRDNNKVRILQEGCKGLLYMVLHARVVMDLREKLEREISFEQVEGDFYSFKGKWRLEQLGDQHTLLKYMVETKMHKDTFLSESILEEVIYEDLPSNLCAIRDYVEKAEAERSNSTVHSDAPTIPDTVPLCYTQGRQSEQASVQCSSSSTRQRPKVPGLQKDIEVLKSELGSFIEKHGQDGFMPKRKHLRTHGRVDIEKAITRMGGFRKIATLMNLSLSYKNRKPRGYWDNLENLQEEIRRFQKNWGMDPSYMPSRKAFERAGRYDIARALEKWGGIQEVSRLLSLEPRRPRKQVDPDDESQPESPSAAGSSKADKASVPLDAQKWLLKLKDLDINWVEY comes from the exons ATGCGGGCCCTCGTCTCCCCCGCCCCAGCCCCCGCCGCCCCATTCCTCCCGCGGACTCCGAGCCCAGCGCTGCTCTCGCGGCACCGCGGTAGTTCCCCCGGCGGCCGCGCCGTCGCAGCCTCGGCCGCCGCCACGGGCGACCACTGGGGCGCCGACGACCAGCAGCACCACCGGGAGCAGCGGCAGCACCGCGGCGGCACCAGGCGCGCGGGGCCCAGCGTGCAGTGCGACGTGGACGTGGTGTCGTGGCGCGAGCGGCGGGTGTTCGCGTCCGTGGCGGTGGCCGCCGACGTCGACACCGTGTGGCGCATCATCACCGACTACGAGCGCCTCGCCGACTTCGTCCCCAACCTCGTGCACAG TGGGAGGATCCCGTGCCCGCACGAGGGCAGGATATGGCTGGAGCAGAGGGGGCTGCAGCAAGCGCTCTACTGGCACATCGAGGCACGCGTCGTGCTGGATCTCCGGGAGGTCCCGGATGCG GTTGATGGACGAGAGCTCCACTTCTCCATGGTTGATGGTGATTTCAAGAAGTTTGAAGGGAAATGGTCCGTCAGGGCTGGTCCAAG GTCCGCTAGTGCGATTTTGCTGTATGAAGTTAATGTGATACCACGATTTAATTTCCCAGCAATATTTCTTGAGAGGATTATAAGGTCGGATCTTCCTGTGAATCTTACAGCCTTGgctttcagatctgaaaaaaTGTATTTAGAAAACCATAAATTTGGACCTACAAAATTTACCGGTGCAGAGTCCAAGCCACTTAACCTGCGTAGTGCAACAATCGAGAATGATGTCATCTCTTCTAGTAAGTTCAAAGAAGCGCCTGCATCTTCTGGTTTTGGTGGTGTGCTTGCTTCACCCCCTCCTGAGTTGAATGGCAAATGGGGTGTATATGGAAGTGTCTGCAGGCTTGATAGGCCTTGTGTGGTAGATGAGATCCATCTTCGGCGATTTGATGGCCTCTTG GAGCGTGAAGGGGCTCATAGGTGTGTTGTTGCTAGTATAACCGTGAAAGCACCAGTTCGAGAAGTATGGAATGCACTAACAGCATATGAGAAGTTACCTGA GATTATACCAAACCTGGCTATCAGTCGGATTATTCTTCGTGATAATAACAAGGTTCGAATATTACAG GAGGGCTGCAAAGGCCTACTTTATATGGTACTTCATGCTCGTGTTGTAATGGATCTTCGTGAGAAACTTGAACGTGAGATCAGCTTTGAGCAAGTTGAGGGTGATTTCTACTCATTTAAAGGAAAATGGCGCCTCGAACAGCTTGGAGATCAACACACACTGCTGAAGTATATGGTCGAGACTAAGATGCATAAAGATACCTTTCTCTCAGAGTCTATCCTTGAAGAG GTCATATACGAAGATCTTCCATCAAATTTATGTGCAATCCGTGATTATGTTGAAAAGGCAGAAGCTGAGAGAAGTAATTCCACAGTTCACTCGGATGCACCAACGATTCCAGATACTGTTCCTCTCTGTTACACACAAGGACGGCAGTCGGAGCAAGCATCTGTACAGTGCTCTTCAAGTTCCACGAGGCAGAGACCAAAAGTTCCTGGCCTGCAAAAGGACATCGAGGTCCTGAAATCAGAACTTGGTAGTTTTATTGAAAAACATGGTCAGGATGGTTTCATGCCTAAGAGAAAACATCTTCGGACACATGGAAGAGTTGATATCGAGAAGGCTATAACACGGATGGGTGGGTTCAGGAAGATTGCTACCTTAATGAATCTTTCCCTTTCTTATAAAAATCGGAAACCAAGAGGTTACTGGGATAATCTGGAGAACTTGCAAGAAGAG ATCAGGAGATTCCAGAAGAACTGGGGGATGGACCCTTCTTACATGCCAAGCAGAAAGGCTTTTGAGAGGGCAG GGCGCTACGACATTGCCCGGGCCCTGGAGAAATGGGGCGGGATACAGGAGGTCTCCCGGCTCCTCTCGCTCGAACCAAGGCGGCCCCGGAAGCAGGTGGACCCCGATGACGAGAGCCAGCCCGAATCTCCGAGCGCCGCCGGCAGCAGTAAAGCAGACAAGGCGAGCGTGCCCCTGGACGCGCAGAAGTGGCTCCTGAAGCTCAAGGACCTGGACATCAACTGGGTGGAGTACTGA